From the Paenibacillus tianjinensis genome, the window GTTGGTAATCCACCTTATTGGTCATCGCATTCTCTCCTAATTGAACAGGGAAAGAAGTTCGCACTGCTCTCCTTTAATTCGATCTATTTCTTCTGTATAGAATATAACTTCTGCCTACATAATTCAACGGAACACTCCACACGTGGACCAGCCGGGTAAACGGCCAAAAGGCAAAGATCGCAAATCCGGACAGGATGTGAAGCTTAAAGGAAAAGGGGACATTCGCCATCAGCGACGGGTCCGGACGGAACATGAACAGACCGCGGAACCATACGGAAATCGTATCACGGTAGTCAAATTCAGGCTGTACGGCATTCGTTACGATCGTGGAGTACATCCCCATAAACACGATAAACAGCAGGAGAGAGTTGACGATCAGATCCGAGGCGCTGCTGAGCCGGCGGACATTCTTAATCGTAAAGCGCCGCGAAGTCAGAATCAGCATCCCGAGCAGTGTGGCGGCACCGAAAATCCCCCCGATGTATACCGCACCGATGTGGTAGAGATGATCACTGACGCCGATGGCCTCCAGCCACGATTTTGGAACCGCCAGGCCGCCGATATGGCCCAGAATAACCGGCATAATGCCCAGATGGAACAGGATGCTGCCGTATTTCAGCTGTTTCTTTTCCACAAATTCACTGGATTTGGCCGTCCAGTTGAACTGGTCTTTCCGGTAACGGAAGATATGGCCTCCAATAAAAATCACCAAACAAACATAGGGGAAAATGACCCATAAAAACTGACCGGACATATTCATGGATGGAGGGCCTCCTGTTCAGCACAAGCTTTGAATGTTTCGCGAAGTCCCTTCACCAGATGGAAATAAGGGCTGTTCATCCGTTCAAGCGCCTTGAGCAGATGGTAGGTTCCATCCTCAAGAATCGCCATCAGCATCCGGAAATTCTCCGGCGCTCCCGGGTCTTCCTGCCATTCTGCGGCATATAGAAATTCACACATGAGCGGAAGAAAATCGGGCAATTCGCCTTCAGGCATCAGAAGCCCGGACATTTCGTACAGAAGCTTCAGTTTGGCGAGCATCTGCCCCCGTTCTTTGGCATCCTCAAATTTAAAATAGGTCATATACAAAGCGCAGTCCTTCTGGAAATCAAAGGTGGCTGCGTAGCTCTCCTGGATCTCATCCAGACTGAATTGTTGCATTAGCGTCCAATAGGTATGCACATGGGTGTAACCCGGGTGACCGCTGTCAAACGCCTCTTCCAGAAAAGCCGGATGAAAGTCCAGCTTTTCCGGGTACATGAGCTGCAGGGCGAAATATCCGAAGGATTGCTTGTAATCATGCAGTTTCACCAGATCAATCACGCCAAATCCCCCCGTAGAAATTCTCTTCGTACATCTCCTTGCCGGTCTTCATGGTGCTCTCGGCAGGGCTGGCCGGCCCGCAGCCGTCACAGCCGGATCCGGAACCCATATCTCCCATGGTGTTACCGAAGCCGGCTGAGCCCTGGGCCCGGTAAGGATTCATATGCTGTTCCTTATGCGAGGTCGGGATGACGAACCGGTCCTCATACTTGGCAATAGCGAGCAGCCGGTACATTTGCTCAGTCTGATGTGCGGTCATTCCGACACGCTCAAGACGGCTAAGGTCAAATTCCTGGCCTACAGACTTAGCCCGCATATAGGATCGCATCATCGCCATCCGCTGCAGGGCTTCCTTAACGGTCTGCGTATCGCCTGCAGTCAGCATGTTCGCCAGATACTGGATCGGTGTACGCATCTCTTCGATGGCCGGGAAGATCATATCGGGATTCTTCAGCGAATCCTTGCCTTCAAAATAATTCATGATCGGGCTAAGCGGCGGCACATACCATACCATCGGCAGCGTCCGGTATTCCGGGTGAAGCGGGAAGGCCAGCTTGTGCTCGATGGCGAGCTTATAGACCGGAGAGTTCTGGGCGGCTTCCAGCCAATCCTCGGAAATGCCGTCTTTTCTGGCCTGGGCAATGACTTCCGGATCATGGGGATTCATAAACAGATCGCATTGCGCTTTGTACAGGTCCTTCTCATCCGGTGTTGAGGCAGCATCCAGAACCTTGTCTGCGTCATACAGCAGAACACCGAGGTAGCGGATCCGGCCCGTGCAGGTCTCGGAGCATACTGTAGGCAGCCCTGCTTCGACGCGCGGGAAACAGAAGGTGCATTTCTCCGCTTTGTTGGTCTGCCAGTTGAAGTACACTTTTTTGTAAGGGCAGCCTGTCATGCAATATCTCCAGCCGCGGCAGGCTTCCTGGTCAACCAGGACAATCCCGTCTTCATCCCGTTTGTACATGGCTCCTGAAGGACAGGAAGCGACGCAGCTCGGATTCAGGCAGTGTTCACATAAGCGCGGCAGATAGATCATGAAGGATTTCTCGAAGTTGAATTTGATCTCTTCCTCGATCTTCTGGATATTCGGATCCAGCGGTCCGGTTACATGCGCTCCCGCCAGATCATCCTCCCAGTTCGGCCCCCATTCGAGATCCATTTTTTCGCCTGTCACCGCAGAATGGGCACGCGCGACGGGAGAATGCTTCTGCTCGCCTGCATTGGTCAGATGCTCGTAGTTGTATGTCCACGGCTCATAGTAGTCTTTCATCTCAGGCATGTCAGGGTTGTAGAAGATTTTGCCGAGCGCAATCTTGGACAGCTTGTTGCCTGACTTCAGTTCAAGCTTACCCTTGCGCAGCTGCCAGCCGCCCTTATAGAGCTCCTGGTCTTCCCAACGCTTCGGATAGCCGATCCCGGGCTTCGTCTCTACGTTATTGAACCACATATATTCCGCACCTTTGCGGTTCGTCCAGGTCGTCTTGCAGGTCACGCTGCAGGTGTGGCAGCCGATGCATTTATCCAGATTCATCACCATTGCAACTTGCGCTTTAATTTTCAAGCCAATTTACCTCCTTCATTTTGCGTACGGCTACATAGACATCCCGCTGGTTGCCGATTGGACCATAGTAGTTGAAACCGTAGCTGAGCTGTGCATATCCGCCGACCATCTGGGTAGGCTTCAGATGAATTCGGGTAGGCGCATTGTGGCTTCCGCCGCGGGTATCCGTAATTTCGGAACCCGGCACTTGAATGTGCTTGTCCTGAGCGTGGTACATAAACATAGTGCCTCTCGGCATCCGGTGGCTGACAACGGCACGTGCAGTTACAACACCGTTCCGGTTATAGACTTCGAGCCAGTCATTATCTTCTATGTGATGGGCCCCGGCATCCTCATTGTTGATCCATACGGTTGGCCCGCCCCGGAACAACGTCAGCATATGCTGGTTATCCTGGTAGGTCGAGTGGATATTCCACTTGCCATGCGGTGTCAAATATCTCAGGACCAGTGCATCCTGTCCGCCCTTTACTTCCTTGTCACGCGGTCCGAAGACCATCGGCGGCAGGGTAGGCTTGTAGACTGGCAGGGATTCGCCAAACTGTTGGAAGATTTCATGGTCTATATAGAAATGCTGTCTTCCCGTCAGGGTACGGAACGGTACGAGCCGTTCGATATTGGTGGTGAATGGTGAATAACGCCGCCCCTGTTTGTTCGAACCGCTGAATACCGGTGTCGGGATCACTTCGCGCGGCTGCGCGGTGATGCTCTGGAACGTAATCTTCTCGGCGGCCCGGTCAGCCGAGATATCCCGGAGCTCTACGCCGGAATCCATCTCCGCCGAAGCGTAAGCCTTCTGGGATACACGGCCATTGGTAGCCGAAGACAGGTGAAGAATTGTATCTGCGGCCTGGCGGGCGGTTTGCAGCTTCGGCAGGCCGTTTTTGATCGTTTCGTCGAAATAAACTCCGCTGAGCCGTTTCAGCTCCTCATATTCTTCAGCGACAGAGAAGCTGATTCCGTGTGCGCCTGCTTTACCGGTTATAAGGTTTGGCCCGAGTGAGATGTACTTATCATGGATTTTGGTATAATCACGTTCTACAATGCTGAGATTCGGCATGGTTTTACCGGGGATCGCGTCCACTTCGCCTTTGGCCCAGTCTTTGACCAGACCCATCGGCTGGGAAATCTCACTGATGGAGTCGTGGCCGAGCGGTGTGGCGACAAGATCTTTATAGACGCCGGGCAGATGGGATTTCGCCATTTCGGAGAACACCTCTGCCAGCTGGCGGTAAATATCCCAGTCCGAACGGGATTCCCACAGCGGATTGACTGCCGGATTGAACGGATGCACGAACGGATGCATGTCGGTTGACGACAGGTCTGTTTTCTCATACCAGGTTGCGGCCGGCAGCACGATATCTGCATAGAGCGGTGTTGTGGTCATCCGGAAATCCAGCGCAACCATGAGATCAAGCTTGCCTTCGACATCCTCCCGCCAGATGATCTCCTCCGGCTTCTGTTCTTCATTCGGCTCAGCCAGCAGCCCGTCGGAAGCTCCAAGCAGATGCTTCATGAAGTATTCCTGACCTTTGGCGGAGCTTGAAATCAGGTTCGAGCGCCAGATGAACAGGGAACGCGGGAAGTTCTCCGGAGCACCGGGGTCCTCCACGGCAAAGCGGGTTTTCCGTGATTTAATCTCTTCCAGCGTGTGGCTGATGATCTCGGCATTTGTCTTCTTGCCCTGCTGTGCAGCCTCTTCAGCGAACAGAAGGCTGTTCTTGTTGAATTGCGGGAAGGACGGCAGCCAGCCGAGCCGTGCAGCCAGCACATTATAGTCAGCCGGATGCTGGTAAGCGACCTCTCCGCCCGTCGGGGATTTCAGCGAATCTGTTCCGCTCTCCTCATAGCGCCACTGCTCAGTGGCAAAGTAGAAGAACGAGGTCGCATTCTGCTGGCGCGCCGGACCCTGCCAGTCCTTGGCAAAGGCAACCGTCGACCAGCCTTCGATCGGACGGCATTTTTCCTGGCCTACATAATGCGCCCAGCCGCCGCCGTTGACCCCTTGGGAGGCGGTCAATACCACCAGATTCAGAATCGAACGATAGATGGTATCGCTGTTGAACCAGTGATTGATGCCTGCGCCCATGATGATCATCGAACGTCCGCCAGTATCAATCGAATTCTGGGCAAATTCGCGGGCAATTTGCACCACGACACTCGCTTTCACCGTCGTAATCTTCTCCTGCCATGCCGGGGTGTAATGAGAAGACTCATCCTCATAACCCTTGGCGTTAAGAGGGCTTGCTGTACGTGCGACACCATACTGGCTCATCATCAGGTCATAAACCGTAGCAACATAACGCTCTGTCCCGTCAGCCAGCCGCATTTTCCGGACTGGAATCATCCGCCGGAACGTGCCGTTGCCGGCATTGTCGAAGTACGGAAACACGATTTCCGTCCACTCTTCCCCATGGCCTTCGATTGTCAAGGCCGGTTCTACTTTGCTTCCGTCTTCATTTTCAAGGATCAGGTTCCACTTCTTGCCTTCTTCCCAGCGCTGCCCCATGGTTCCGTTCGGAACGATCACCTGGCCGGTGGCCTCATCGAAGATTACCGGCTTCCAGTCGGAGTGCGGCGACTCCTCTCCAATATCACTCGCCCGGAGAAAACGTCCGCCCTTGAGTGCATCCTCATGGGGATCAAGCAGAATGAGGAAAGGCATGTCGGTATATTGCTTCGCATAATTCAGGAACATTGGCTCCTGCCGTTCCTGGTAGAACTCATTCAGGATGACATGCGTCATGGCCTGGGCCAGCGCAGCATCCGTACCGGGATTTGGTGCCAGCCAGTTATCGGCGAATTTGACGTTCTCCGCGAGATCCGGCGCCACCGACACGACTTTGGTTCCCTTATAACGTACTTCTGTCATAAAGTGTGCATCCGGTGTCCGGGTAAGCGGTACATTCGAGCCCCACATCATCAGGTAGCCGGCATTGTACCAGTCCGAGGATTCCGGAACATCCGTCTGCTCGCCCCAGATTTGCGGAGAAGCCGGCGGAAGATCCGCATACCAGTCATAGAAGCTCAGCATTTGTCCGCCCAGCAGCGAGATGAACCGTGCACCCGATGCGTAGCTGACCATCGACATGGCCGGAATCGGCGTGAAGCCGGCGATACGGTCAGGGCCGTATTTTCTGATCGTATAGATCAGCTGTGCCGAGATGAGGCGCAGCGCGTCGTCCCAGGCCACACGGATATGGCCGCCTTTGCCGCGTGCCTGCTTGTAGAGGGTAGCCTTCTCGGGATTCTCCACAATACTGGCCCAGGCATCGACGTAATTGTCATGCTCCTGCAGGGCCGTCTGCCACAGGCGCCACAGCTTTCCTCTGATGTAGGGATATTTCACCCGCAAAGGGCTGTATTCGTACCATGAAAATGTAGCTCCGCGGGGACAGCCGCGCGGTTCGAATTCCGGCATATCCGGCCCGCAGGAAGGATAATCGATCTGCTGGTTCTCCCAGGTAATGATTCCGTTCTTCACGAACACCTTCCAGCTGCATGAACCTGTACAGTTGACTCCGTGTGTGGTGCGGACGACTTTATCGTGAGACCAGCGCTGGCGGTACATATTCTCCCAATCTCTGTTTTTCTCCTCAAGAATGGACCAGTTCCCGGAATAGCTTTCGACCGGTTTAAAAAAGTTAAGGCCGTATTTTTTCTTCATCGATTACGAACACTCCTTTGCAGAAAACATTCAAGTAATACCATTATGGATCTACCAGACTGCGCTTCCCATTAGGGAAACACCTATTGTGCCTCGGGAATTCCCTTGATCTGAATAAAAAGCAAAAAAGCTTTCCTCACGGGGAGAAAAGCTCTGTTCGGGTGAAGCAAATTCCAAGGCGGCAGCTCTATTAGGGACTTCCCTCTTTGTTGGCCGGGGAACTCCTTACCGGGAATTTCACTACAAATCTGTGTGTTATACTGACAAAAAAACGAGAGGATGAAGCCCCATGCCAGGACCATCACTACGCCAGCTGCACGCCCATCATGCCATTCATCAGGGCGGGCTGTCCGGTGCTGTAGCCAAGACCGAAGAAGTGGAGGAGCTGCTGGAAGCGAGGGAATTTGAAGTGGCGCGGCAGGCCGCCGATCATTTGATAGAGTACTGGGAGACGCGGATTCTCAGCCATGCCGACGCGGAAGAGGACGGATTCTATCAGGAAATGGCCGAGAACAATCCTAACCTGCAGGATACGGTTCTGCGGCTTACCCGTGATCATGAATTATTGCGGATCATCGTAAAAGATGTGAAGGCACGGCTCTCAGAAGAAGGCCTCACACCTGAGGTTCTTCACCAGTTCCATGCGCTGCTGGTGTTGAACGCCATTCATAGCCGGGAGGAAGAACGTCTTCTGTTTGAGGAAGCGTGACCTCGTTCTGCTGCTGCAAAATGGCACGCAGGTCATCTTTGTTGACCAGCAAATCCTGCAGTGTGTATTCATCCAGCACCTGGAGATAGGCTTGAAGGGCTCTGCCCAGCACACCTTTGAGACCACATACCGGGGAGATCGGGCAGCTGCCGCCTGCAGGATTGAAGCATTCGACAAGATAAAAGTCGTCTTCCATCCGCCGGACGACCTCCCCGATGTTTATATCCCCGGGTTCAAGAGCCAGACGTATGCCTCCCCTCCTTCCTCTTACCGTTTCTATGTATCCCGCCTTTCCTAATTCGTGCGAGACCTTCATTAAATGATTTTTGGATATCTGATAAGCATTTGAAATATCCTGTATCGTTGACAGCTCATCCCGCTTTTTCGCTCCAAGATAGATGAGAATCCGTAATGAAAAATCAGTGTACAACGTCAGCCTCATTTTTATCTCCGATCCCTGGGTATAGTAAGTGATATTTATTACAAATACTATCATAACTATTGTCCAATTTGTTAAAGTGGTATTTTAAATATATCTTTTAATTTAAAATGGGTATATATTAATTTTGTAATAATTGAGAGGGGATGAACATTATTTTATCACAACAAACGCGTGACATTGTCAAATCTACAGCGCCAGTCCTGGCAGAACATGGAACAACAATTACCTCTGTCTTTTACCGGAATTTGTTCGAAGCCCACCCTGAATTATTGAATGTATTTAACCATGCCAACCAGGCACAAGGCCGCCAGCAGGCGGCACTCGCCAATGCGGTATACGCAGCGGCCGTCCACATCGATAACCTTGAGAATATTCTGCCGGCGGTAGTTCAGATTGCACACAAGCATGTCAGTCTCGGCATCAAGCCGGAGCATTACCCGATCGTAGGTGAATTTTTGCTGAAGGCGATTAAGGAAGTGCTGGGTGATGCGGCTACGGATGAGATTCTTACTGCCTGGGAAGAAGCCTACGGTGTCATCGCGGATGCCTTTATCGGTGTCGAAGACAGCATGTATAAAGAAGCACGCGAGCAGGAGAACGGCTGGAACTTCTTCAAACCTTTCACCGTTGCACGTAAAGTACAGGAGAGCGGAAACATTACCTCCTTCTATCTGAAACCTGCGGACGGGTCTAATGTACCGGACTATAAACCGGGCCAGTATATCTCTGTACGAGTCCTGATTCCTGGTGAAAAATACACGATGATCCGCCAATACAGCCTTTCCCAGGCTCCAAAACCCGATGAATTCCGTATCTCCGTAAAACGTGAAGAAGCGAATGATCCGAATGGCGTTGTATCCGTATATCTTCACAATCAGGTCAATGAAGGAGACACCCTTGAGGTCAGTGCGCCTGCCGGTGAATTCTTGCTGGATGCCACCAAAACTACACCCGTTGCGTTCATCTCCGGCGGCGTAGGCATTACACCGATGATAAGTATGTTCGAGACCGTTGCCAATGTAACGCCGGACCGGCCGACGGTCTTCCTGCACTCTGCACGGAATGAAGCGCTCGCCGCTTTCACTCAGGATGTGGAGAAGCATGCAGCAGCCATGAGCAACGTCAAGACCAAAACCTTCTTCTCCAGCGGCCCGGACGGTGTCATTACAGGAGAAACCCTCAAAAATTATGTCGACATTACCGGTGATGCCTATGTTTGCGGTCCGGTGCCCTTTATGGAAGCCATGATCCGTGAGCTGCATGCACTCGGAATGAAGGAAGAACAAATTCATTATGAGTTTTTCGGCCCGGCCCTGCAGCTGGACAATCACTAATTCTGTGAGTCTGGTCACCCAGCCTCCTTTCCCGCTTGCGTTATGCTTTCTGTGAAGATGCCATTCTATGGCAAGTAAGGTTTACAGGAGGATGCACTATGGAAAAGGTAGCTGTCAATTATGAGAAAATGTATTACGGGTTTCCGGTTATTCTGGTGAGCTTTTACGATGTTAACGGACTCCCCAACGTGACTACCATCTCTTCCTCATACACGTTGAAGGATATGGTGGTCCTTGGCTTCAGCAGTAAGGGCTATGCGATCAATCAGATTAAAGAGGTCCGTGATTTTGTAATCAATGTGCCTGACCGTTCGATGATGGATGCCATCAGCTATTGCGGTTCAACTACCGGTTATGACCTGGGCAAATTTGATAACGTAAATCTGACGCATGTAAAGTCACAATCCGTTAACGCTCCCGTGATCCGGGAGTGTCCAATCTCCATTGAATGTACACTGTCTGATATTATCGAACGCGAGCAGTTCAAGGGCATAACCAATATCCTGGCCCATATCAAAGGCAGATTGGTCGCCAAGGACTATCTGAACGATGATGGCGGGCTGCAATCCTCGGAATTCGACAATGTGTTCTATATCGGGGATGGACATCAGAAGGGATTCAGATATATGCAGTAGATTGAACAATTTTAGAGATATATAGCTTGAACTAGTGATTTTTCTATATTGGGATTGGCCATGACTCCAGAGAATGTTTGGACTTCCGGCCGCTGTTGTCTTCCGATTTCTTGATTTGAACCGCTGTTAGCGGTAGAAATCCGAAGACAAAGGCGGACGCTTTCGCTCCTACAGTTCCAAAATTCCCTTCCGCCACTTTTCCCTTAATATACAATTTTCAAGTTCAAAATATATAGTTAAAAAAATACACGGGCCGCTTCCCGGATCTAAGGTGATCCAGGGGCGGCCTGTGTTCTTTTTAACGGGAAAGAAGCCATTTATATAGTACGGTAGCACGCGGCATACTCCAACTTAACTTGTTGTTCCAGCGCCTGCTCATTGATCTTCGCAGCAAGTCTTTCGCGCTCCGGCTCCTCCTCCAGTTCCCCGATATAGCGGTCACTGAATTCCCCGAACGGTTCCTGAATGTGGCCGAACCATTGGCGCAGCTCCGGGCTGGGGGCAATTTCCTTCATCCACTCGCCGATTACGGCCTCCTGTTGCCTATCCGGCACGACATTGCTGAATCAAAGGGAAAAGTCCCGTTATTCTCGACAATCCGGCACGTCATCGCAAAATCAAAGGGAAAAATCCCGTTGATTTCACTTATCCGGCACGTCATCGCAGAATCAAAGGGAAAAATCCCGTTGATTTCACCTATCCGGTACGTCATCGCAAAATCAAAGGGAAAAATCCCGTTGATTTCACCTATCCGGCGTGCCATCGCAGAATCAAAAGGAAAAATCCTGTTGATTTCACCTATCCAGCCCGTCATCGCAAGATCAAAGGGAAAAATCCCGTTGGTCCAGCCGCTAGCCTAATCAATGTACTTCTCCAAGGATGGCCGGTTCTTCACAATCATCTGCTTATTTCCTACCAGCTCAATGAGGCCCAAATCCTCGAAGATGGCAAATTTACGGCTGATCGTTTCCCGCGTAACGCCCACATAACTGGCCAGTTCCTCACGGGAGAGAGGCAGCTTAATATGAATGCCGCTGCTGCGCGGCTTGCCGTACTTATCACTCAGCTCCAGAATCATATAGGCGATGCGGATTTCCGGGTCTTTGGTTGCAAGGCTCTGGGCAAGATTCTCGGTATGGGCCAGCCTTTTGGAGACGGTCTTCAGCAGCTTGATCGTAATATCCGGGTTCTCCGAGATTAGCTGCTCCATATCATTTTTGGTCAGCATGCAAATGCTTGTATCGGTCAGCGCATAGGCACTGAAATTGCTCAGCTCTTCGCTGTTAAATATATTTAATTCGCCAAAAAATTCTCCGCTTGTCAGCACATGCAGAATTTGTTCTTTTCCCTGAGGCGTCATTTTTGACAGCTTTACCTGTCCCTGCTGAATGATATACAAGGTGTCTGTTGGCTGCTCTTCAAGCACCAACGCCTGGCCTTTGCCTACTTTCCGGTGTCTGATCATGGCGCTGATCCGCGAGAGCTCCCCATCGCTGAGCGATGCGAAGATAGGCACTTTACGGGTACAGGGCTCCGCAGCGTTCTGGCAGGAATGTTCCAACATTTGTATCCCTCCTGGTATCTCTACTGATCTTGAATCAGGCGCAGCTTCTTATGAAGCTGCCCCTTTGTCCGGTACAGGTGCAAAATGGGTCGTATCTTCGCCGCAGACCGGACAGACCCAATCCTCCGGCAGATCTTCAAAGGCAGTGCCCGGTTCAACATCCTCATCCGGATCTCCAATCGCCGGATCGTAAATATAACCGCAAGGTAAACAAATGTATTTTTTCATAGTAGTCATCTCCTTCAATTTGTTCAATTAATTCTGTAATCTGGCCTCTACTTCAGACATGATTTCCCCGGGAGTGCGATTCGCCAAGTCTATGCCTCTGAGGCTTATATTCTGCTCAATTGCGGATTTATAGGTTAATGAAGCTGCAGCACCTTCCCAGGAGATGGCCCCGGTTAACACGCTGTCCTTCACAAATATTCTGGTGTACACGCCGTTAACCACGGCTGAAACCGTCTGGTCGCATTGACTCTCATCGGTATTGCCGATGGAGAACAGTGAAATGCCAAAAGCGTTAAACAGAGTGACCGGTGTCGACTTGCGGTAAGCAGCAGGCTCAACGGCAGCCATGTTGCCTCCGGCAATCTTACCCTGCTCCATGGCACCGCCCCATAATCCTTCGACCTGACCGTCCAGTTCGGCAAGATCTCCGGCTGCGTAGATATTCGGAGCACTTGTCTCCAAACGGGTGTTCACAACCACGCCGGAGCGTGTGCGGATCCCTGTTTCTTTTAGAAGAGCAGTATTAGGAACGATGCCTATGGAGTACACCACATGCTCGCAGGGTATTGCCGCCATGTCATCAAGGGTCACGCTGGAGACAACGTCCGTTCCGTTAATCGAAGTAACTCCGCGATGAAGTTTGACCTCCACTCCGGCCTGCTCCAGGGTCAAACGCAGCTGCTCTGAGGAAGCTTCATCCAGCTGTCTGGCCATCAGCCGCGGGGCTGCTTCTACAATGATCACTTGATAACCGGCTTCATGCAGTGCCCAAGCCGTCTCCAGCCCCTGAACCCCTCCGCCGATCACAACGATTCGCTGTCCGCTTGTGAGACTTGCTTTTAGCGCGTCGGCATCCCCTAATTCACGGATCGTGTGAACATTCTTCAGCCCGGCACCATCCACCGTCAGCGCCCGGTTTCTCGCGCCCATGCAGAGCAGCAGCTTATGATATGAGGTCAGCTTACCGTCTGCAGTCTCCACCTGCTGCCGCTCCGGATGAATAGACATCACACGGCTCGAGGTCTGAAGAGATATCCGGTTGTCCCGGTACCACTTCTCCTTCTTGATCAGCACCTTCTCGCTGTGCAGGTCACTGAATAAGCCTTTGGTCAGCTTAATCCGGTTATAAGGCAGATGGGCCTCCTCGCCAAAGATAGTGATTTCTGATTCCGCATCCTTATCACGGATCGCCTTGGCGGCATGAACTGCCGCGACTCCGCTTCCGACAATGACGTAATGTTTAGACATATCCGTTCCCCCCTTAGAATGAGCTCAGCAGCAGATCGGAGACAAAATCAGCGGCATTTTTGATTTGCTGCGTCTTCTCGGCATCTTTGGGTGAGAACCGGACCCGGATCGGGAATTCCACATGGGTCATACCGGTTGACTTGATCACGTCGGAAGTACTTTGTACCGTCATATTGGTTCCGTTCAAATAGTCCTGAATCACCTCAATGGCTTCACCGCTCCAGCCGTAAGAGCCAAATGCT encodes:
- the narJ gene encoding nitrate reductase molybdenum cofactor assembly chaperone — protein: MIDLVKLHDYKQSFGYFALQLMYPEKLDFHPAFLEEAFDSGHPGYTHVHTYWTLMQQFSLDEIQESYAATFDFQKDCALYMTYFKFEDAKERGQMLAKLKLLYEMSGLLMPEGELPDFLPLMCEFLYAAEWQEDPGAPENFRMLMAILEDGTYHLLKALERMNSPYFHLVKGLRETFKACAEQEALHP
- the hmpA gene encoding NO-inducible flavohemoprotein, giving the protein MLSQQTRDIVKSTAPVLAEHGTTITSVFYRNLFEAHPELLNVFNHANQAQGRQQAALANAVYAAAVHIDNLENILPAVVQIAHKHVSLGIKPEHYPIVGEFLLKAIKEVLGDAATDEILTAWEEAYGVIADAFIGVEDSMYKEAREQENGWNFFKPFTVARKVQESGNITSFYLKPADGSNVPDYKPGQYISVRVLIPGEKYTMIRQYSLSQAPKPDEFRISVKREEANDPNGVVSVYLHNQVNEGDTLEVSAPAGEFLLDATKTTPVAFISGGVGITPMISMFETVANVTPDRPTVFLHSARNEALAAFTQDVEKHAAAMSNVKTKTFFSSGPDGVITGETLKNYVDITGDAYVCGPVPFMEAMIRELHALGMKEEQIHYEFFGPALQLDNH
- a CDS encoding flavin reductase family protein, with protein sequence MEKVAVNYEKMYYGFPVILVSFYDVNGLPNVTTISSSYTLKDMVVLGFSSKGYAINQIKEVRDFVINVPDRSMMDAISYCGSTTGYDLGKFDNVNLTHVKSQSVNAPVIRECPISIECTLSDIIEREQFKGITNILAHIKGRLVAKDYLNDDGGLQSSEFDNVFYIGDGHQKGFRYMQ
- a CDS encoding nitrate reductase subunit alpha; translation: MKKKYGLNFFKPVESYSGNWSILEEKNRDWENMYRQRWSHDKVVRTTHGVNCTGSCSWKVFVKNGIITWENQQIDYPSCGPDMPEFEPRGCPRGATFSWYEYSPLRVKYPYIRGKLWRLWQTALQEHDNYVDAWASIVENPEKATLYKQARGKGGHIRVAWDDALRLISAQLIYTIRKYGPDRIAGFTPIPAMSMVSYASGARFISLLGGQMLSFYDWYADLPPASPQIWGEQTDVPESSDWYNAGYLMMWGSNVPLTRTPDAHFMTEVRYKGTKVVSVAPDLAENVKFADNWLAPNPGTDAALAQAMTHVILNEFYQERQEPMFLNYAKQYTDMPFLILLDPHEDALKGGRFLRASDIGEESPHSDWKPVIFDEATGQVIVPNGTMGQRWEEGKKWNLILENEDGSKVEPALTIEGHGEEWTEIVFPYFDNAGNGTFRRMIPVRKMRLADGTERYVATVYDLMMSQYGVARTASPLNAKGYEDESSHYTPAWQEKITTVKASVVVQIAREFAQNSIDTGGRSMIIMGAGINHWFNSDTIYRSILNLVVLTASQGVNGGGWAHYVGQEKCRPIEGWSTVAFAKDWQGPARQQNATSFFYFATEQWRYEESGTDSLKSPTGGEVAYQHPADYNVLAARLGWLPSFPQFNKNSLLFAEEAAQQGKKTNAEIISHTLEEIKSRKTRFAVEDPGAPENFPRSLFIWRSNLISSSAKGQEYFMKHLLGASDGLLAEPNEEQKPEEIIWREDVEGKLDLMVALDFRMTTTPLYADIVLPAATWYEKTDLSSTDMHPFVHPFNPAVNPLWESRSDWDIYRQLAEVFSEMAKSHLPGVYKDLVATPLGHDSISEISQPMGLVKDWAKGEVDAIPGKTMPNLSIVERDYTKIHDKYISLGPNLITGKAGAHGISFSVAEEYEELKRLSGVYFDETIKNGLPKLQTARQAADTILHLSSATNGRVSQKAYASAEMDSGVELRDISADRAAEKITFQSITAQPREVIPTPVFSGSNKQGRRYSPFTTNIERLVPFRTLTGRQHFYIDHEIFQQFGESLPVYKPTLPPMVFGPRDKEVKGGQDALVLRYLTPHGKWNIHSTYQDNQHMLTLFRGGPTVWINNEDAGAHHIEDNDWLEVYNRNGVVTARAVVSHRMPRGTMFMYHAQDKHIQVPGSEITDTRGGSHNAPTRIHLKPTQMVGGYAQLSYGFNYYGPIGNQRDVYVAVRKMKEVNWLEN
- the narI gene encoding respiratory nitrate reductase subunit gamma, with product MNMSGQFLWVIFPYVCLVIFIGGHIFRYRKDQFNWTAKSSEFVEKKQLKYGSILFHLGIMPVILGHIGGLAVPKSWLEAIGVSDHLYHIGAVYIGGIFGAATLLGMLILTSRRFTIKNVRRLSSASDLIVNSLLLFIVFMGMYSTIVTNAVQPEFDYRDTISVWFRGLFMFRPDPSLMANVPFSFKLHILSGFAIFAFWPFTRLVHVWSVPLNYVGRSYILYRRNRSN
- the narH gene encoding nitrate reductase subunit beta, which translates into the protein MKIKAQVAMVMNLDKCIGCHTCSVTCKTTWTNRKGAEYMWFNNVETKPGIGYPKRWEDQELYKGGWQLRKGKLELKSGNKLSKIALGKIFYNPDMPEMKDYYEPWTYNYEHLTNAGEQKHSPVARAHSAVTGEKMDLEWGPNWEDDLAGAHVTGPLDPNIQKIEEEIKFNFEKSFMIYLPRLCEHCLNPSCVASCPSGAMYKRDEDGIVLVDQEACRGWRYCMTGCPYKKVYFNWQTNKAEKCTFCFPRVEAGLPTVCSETCTGRIRYLGVLLYDADKVLDAASTPDEKDLYKAQCDLFMNPHDPEVIAQARKDGISEDWLEAAQNSPVYKLAIEHKLAFPLHPEYRTLPMVWYVPPLSPIMNYFEGKDSLKNPDMIFPAIEEMRTPIQYLANMLTAGDTQTVKEALQRMAMMRSYMRAKSVGQEFDLSRLERVGMTAHQTEQMYRLLAIAKYEDRFVIPTSHKEQHMNPYRAQGSAGFGNTMGDMGSGSGCDGCGPASPAESTMKTGKEMYEENFYGGIWRD